The sequence below is a genomic window from Rhinopithecus roxellana isolate Shanxi Qingling chromosome 7, ASM756505v1, whole genome shotgun sequence.
AGCAATCTATGCCACAAACATGTGCACTGAAACTATTCCTTCCAAGGTCACCAGAGACCACCACTTGATCGTCAAAGTCCCCAGACATTTTTTCAGGTCTTACTTTTCTTGATTCTTGGCAACATTCATCACTATTGACCTTGACCCCCCCTCCTTTCAAAACAATCTCTTCCCTTACTTTTGTGacactcctttctcctttttttttttttttttttttttttttttttttttttttttatggtgtcttgctctatcacccaggctggagtgcaatggcacaatctcggctcactgcaacctctatctcccaggttcaagcgattctcctgcctcagcttcccgagtagttaagactacaggtgtgctccccgacacccagctcattttttgtgtttttagtagagatggggtttcaccatgttgaccaggctggtcttgaactcctgacctcaggtgatctgcccacctcggcctcccgaagtgctgggattacaggtgtgagccaccacgcccggccctctcCTGTTTTTCCTCTATGCCTCTTTGGTCACTCCTTATCAACCTCTTTCATGAGTTCCTTTTCCTCCACCTATACCAAAGATGCTTTTAGGCTGCAGGGCTCTTCCGTGGGCCCATGTCTCTTCTAGCACTGTGCATTCACCGGGGTGCTGTTGCCCTTTCTCATGAATTAAAGAACTATTTATGTACTGATGACTCCTAGAACTATAGCCTCAGCCTAGaccacttctctgagcttcagacATGTATATTCAACTGCCTGTGGTACATTTCCGCATGGACATGCCACAGGTGCCTTAAAAGCAATGGTCAGTTCTCCTCTAACCTGCTCCTCAAACCCGCTCTTCCTTCAGTATTCCTGATCTCAGTGAGAGGAGTTACCATTCACACAATCTCTCTAATCAGATCGCCAAGAGTTCCCTTTGACACTCCGCTCCTCCTTGCCCTTCTCTTCACAATCCAGTTACTCAAGTCCAATTACTTTTTACTTCTTTACTATCTCCTTTATTCAATCACTTCTCACTACCTGCCACCACTCTAGGTCAAAGCACAATCATTGCTTACCTAGATGACTACAAAAGGCATAAGTACTCTCCCTGTTTCCAAGACAACACCTATTCCATACTCCATATAGCAGCTAGGTgttctttctaaaacacaaaccTATGCTGTATCCTTGCCTAGAATCCTTTAATAACTCCTGGGTGCTCTCAGGATCAAGACCAAAGTCCTTATCTTGGCATTCGAAACTTGCCAACTTGCCACGATTTGGAAGGGATGGGGAATTTGAGATgccagaaatagaagaaaaggagGCGCTATGTCTAGTGTGGATAAGGGAGAAAATCTAGGAGGCAAGAACATGGTGAACTGATATCACACACTTGGAGAAAGCAATaattcagagaaagagaaaagacaggaaaacagAAGCCTGCCTTGAATATGCaagaaatttgtgtgtgtgtctatcttgAATTATCCATAGAACATAGGGATTCATGATATGTTATTTACACAGTAAAAGGTGACCACATAAAGCAGGAGACTTGTGTCCATTTGAATTACATTTATATGTGGAAAGGCATTGAATATTATTTCCGCAACTAACCGTTGTGCTGAATTTTATTATGGTTTCTAATAACTTTTTAGTTGATGCTCTTGGGTTTTCCAGGTCTGCATTTATATATTCAGTAATTAATGATGATTTGTCTACTTCCTATTATTTTACATCTTATTTTGTTCTCTTGAATAGATCCAATTGCTTATGTGAATTTATTATGTGAGAGAGGTGCCATTTCAAAGCAGAGAGGGAAAAGATGGATTAGTTTGCACATGATGTAGGGGTAAGAGACTATGATTTTGGAGAGTAATCAAGCTGAATCcgtatagaaaataaattttgaaatgatcaaacatctaatataaataataaagccACAAAAGTGCTTCAAAAAAAAatggggatttttatttttatttttatttttattttcattttttttgagacggagtctcgctctgtcacccaggctggggtgcagtggccagatctcagctcactgcaagctccgcctcccgggttcacgccattctcctgcctcagcctccccagtagctgggactacaggcgccgccacctcgcccggctagttttttgtatttttagtagagacggggtttcaccgtgttagccaggatggtctcgatctcctgacctcgtgatccgcccgtcttggcctcccaaagtgctgggattacaggcttgagccaccgcgcccggcctggggatTGTTATAGGAACATGAAAAGCATCTTTAAGCAAGCAGCAGGATCCAGTTGTGATGAAGGAAAAATGGATATATTTGACTAcataataattaaacatttttgtttggcaaaaattatcataaataacatgaaaaatatttgtaatatgtgACACGTACACGAGAGACATTGCTAGTGGGAACGCTATTCCATGTACTTTTTAGGAGTAAGTTGacaaattttgtatcttttgttatCAAAATGGAAGACTTTTTTTGTAGCATTTGAGCTAgcaaaaaataccataaacaaaaaaaaagtgccccAAACAATCTAAATGTACATGTGTACTGGACTGGTTCAATAAATTATGGGACATCTATACAAGAAAATATCATGCAACTGTTTAGAAAAATGTGCACCAACGGaaagattttttatatataactgGAAAAAACAGGTCGCAGAACAGAAGGTATGTATAGTGTACCATTTGTCGGAGAGAGAACCTGAATAATTAGTATacgaatagaaaaaaaatctggatagcaaaatgttaatagtggttATTTCTGGGAGATAAGAGTGGCCTTTCATTGGTATGTTATATATTACTGcattgttttaagttttacaacaacaacaacaaaacaacatattacctttgtaataagaaaaaatgaagatataaaaataaattcaatgaatGACTTTCTTTCGGGGGCGGTTTGGGTTGGAAGAGTTTCAGACTGAGCCTGGTACAGTGGCATAAACATGGGCTTTGGCGTCAGACAGCCCTGAGCAGGGCCCCATTGCCCCACCCCCGAGGAAGGCGAGGGGGGGTGGCAGGGGGCTGCGGAAAGGGGCTGGGCTGGGTTGGGCTGTCTGCAGCTCtagtccaggaggctgagacttcGAGAGGGACTTAGAGAAGGCAGACGCATCCCGAACTCGCTGGAGGACAAGGTGAGGTGCGTTGAGATTGGGGTTTTATGGAGGTCATACAGTGGTTCCAGACCCCTCGAACCCATAGCCAGGCAGATGAGCAATTCTTACTGCACCACTGCAGCTGAAGCAGAGGTGACCTGGAGTGGTGTGTAGGCAATGAGGACGACTGAGAAAGTAGTAGGCTGTACAGACTGGGAGCAGAGACGAgcggaggaggaggggaggaaaacGGGGAACCGGGAATGTTGGGAGGGGGACGAGGAATACAAGGAGGGAGGGGAACACTAAGGGGGAGTGAAGATCCAGAGAAGAGAATCGGGGATGCAGAGAGGGGTTAAGGAATACTGAGGGGCAGGGTGTGCAATCGTAACACGGAGGAGGATGTAAGGAATGGGAAGAGGGAATTCTGGAGTAAATAGAAAATGTGAGGTGGGAATAGGGAGTAAGGAGCCGGGCTAAGGGAATACGGAGGGGGGCATAAGGAATGAGGAGCAGGGAGCGGGGGAGGGGCAGACAGGCTGGGACGGAGGCCCCCTAGGGAGGCGGAAAGGGGCGGGACCACTTCCGGCCTAGAGAGGGGAGGGCAGTCTCTGAGTTTCAGAGGGGCTTGGAGTGAGTGGACGCTCTCAGGAATTGTAGGAGGACGAGGTGAGCAGCCGGGCCGGCTTTTGGATGAGAGCCCCGCTAGGGGTCGGCCCCACCCTCTGGGATCTGGAGAAAACCTGTCATAAGGATCGGATCGTACCGGATCCATCCGGCTGGGAAGGGAGGGGACTGGACCCGGTTTGGCCGGGCCCAAGATGGAATCACTAGCTCAATATTTATTTGAGGAGGGGGTGTAATAGGGAAGGGGCGGAACCAAGATGCGCCTGTTTGGAGGGGGGCGTGTTAGGAAGAAGGGCGAGGCCAAGAGACACTGGACTCGGTAGGGCGTGAGTAGGGGAGGGGCCGGGCCCACCAGACACTGCGACAATTTTGGAGGAAGGCTTGTTGGGCAGGGGGCGGGACCGAATGGTACTGCGGACCTGGAGAGGGGCGTGTGTCGGGGCAGAGTGCCAGACTGAGACCACGATCATTGCGCATGCGCACTATGTATCGCTAGAAAGGGGCGTGTTGAGAAGGGCCAGCACTGAGACGAGCCAGCTGCTGAATGCGCATGTGCACGGTGGACATCAAAGAAAGGGCTCGTGCTAGGAAAGCGGGCGGGGCTGAGAACGGCCCTGCAGCCGACGCGCATGCGCTCTATCGACCTGCGGCTGGGTGGGGGGTGCACTGGGAAAAGGGGCGGGGTCCTCAGAGCTGCCGCGCTGGCACATCTTCCTGGAGAAGGGGAGGGTGCGGCTGCAGAGAATTGAGACTTAGAAGCTTTGGATTCCTTTATCTGAGAACGGAGGCGTTGTGGGTGGTGGAGGGGGTTGGAATTGGGGACCTACGGAAGGTAAGGATCAGCCTCCAGGCACAACAGGGGAGAGGACGTTCAGTGGGCTTCAACTTGACCCAGGCCTTCTCCTCTTCAGGCTCAGCTCTTGCCAGGCCAAATTGAGACATGTCTGACACAAGCGAGAGTGGTGCGGGTCTAACTAGCTTCCAGGTAAGGCCTCTTTCTGTCCTTTTCCAGCTGCTTTTCCTCTCCAACCCTTGTTGCTGCCCCAAGTCCCTTGGCTCTTCCCCTCCCATCCTTGTCCTTCTCCACCTACTTTCCTGCCTGGGTGTCCCCCTGCccagtggagggagggagagaaggtggGCGGGCCCCTCTTCTGCCCTCAGTACTTGCTCAGAGGAAAGGGAGGCCTTGTTGGGCTGAGGTGGTCAGAGCACACCGCAGGTAGGAGTACAGGTCAGAGTAGTGTGGCCTCGGAATTTTGGAGCCATTTGCttagttgggggtggggagaaggtcTGTGAACTTCCCTGCTTCCTCTTGCAGGCTGAAGCTTCAGAAAAGGACAGTAGCTCGATGATGCAGACTCTATTGACAGTGACCCAGAATGTGGAGGTCCCAGAGACACCGAAGGCCTCAAAGGCACCGGAGGTCTCAGAGGATGTGAAGGTCTCAAAAGCCTCTGGGGTCTCAAAGGCCACAGAAGTCTCAAAGACCCCAGAGGCTCAGGAGGCACCTGCCACCCAGGCCTCATCTACTACTCAGCTGACTGATACCCAGGTTCTGGCAGCTGAAAACAAGAGTCTAGCAGCTGACACCAAGAAACAGAATGCTGACCCGCAGGCTGTGACAATGCCTGCCACCGAGACCAAAAAGGTCAGCCGTGTGGCTGATATGAAGGTCAATACCAaggcccaggagactgaggctgctgCCTCTCAGGCCCCAGCAGATGAACCTGAGCCTGAGAGTGCAGCTGCCCAGTCTCAGGAGAATCAGGATACTCGGCCCAAGGTCAAAGCCAAGAAAGCCCGAAAGGTAAGGCCTCTTCAGTCACCACCCTTCGTTTTCTACTCCTCTCCTCTCAGTTGGTTGATTTGTTCTACAAACATTTAGAAAGATCCCTGTGCTCATCAGGGCTGTGGGGGCCACTGAAAGTAATGTGATGTAATTCCTGTCTTCAGAGAGCTTGCAGACTGATGGGGAGATGAGACAGGAATACACATAACTGCAATCTGAATATAATGCAGTTTATATTTACATAGTAGCTGCCCTGTGTTAGGACTTGAGCTAAGCACATTTATGCAGGTTATCTCATTAAATCCTGAAAGTAATTCTCATAGCCCCAATTTTATAGAGAAGGAAGCTGAGTTCCAGAGAGGTGAAGCAGTTTGTCTAGGATGGTTCAGGCAGAGCCTGTAGTGggcacagaaagagaagaagactCAGCCTCCACCCACCCTTGGTTTGCTCCTGGCCTGCTAGGCAGATGAAACGCTTGCTTGGAAGTCAGTGAGAAACAAACCCAGGGTTCAGCATGGCCAACATCTATTGAGTCAGGCTGTTACTACAGGGATGGGATTGGCGGGTGCTTCCTggaagagacagggagaggaaaAGGACCACTTGTTTCATCTGGTGATGTTGAGCTTCTGTTGATGCAGGTGAAGCATCTGGATGGGGAAGAGGATGGCAGCAGTGATCAGAGTCAGGCTTCTGGAACCACAGGTGGCCGAAGGGTCTCAAAGGCCCTAATGGCCTCAATGGCCCGCAGGGCTTCAAGGGGTCCCATAGCTTTTTGGGCCCGCAGGGCATCAAGGACTCGGTTGGCTGCTTGGGCCCGGAGAGCCTTGCTCTCCCTGAGATCACCTAAAGCCCGTAGGGGCAAGGCTCGCCGTAGAGCTGCCAAGCTCCAGTCATCCCAAGAGCCTGAAGCACCACCACCTCGGGATGTGGCCCTTTTGCAAGGGAGGGTaagaattctttcctttttactctGCCTTTTCTACTGCCTTGGCTGCCCTTTTCTTTGCCATCGTCTCAAGTTTTCAGCAAACTTTTTTGGTCTTTCCATCGTTTTCTACTCTGCCAGGCAAATGATTTGGTGAAGTACCTTTTGGCTAAAGACCAGACGAAGATTCCCATCAAGCGCTCAGGTAAAGTCCTACCAATCCTCCCTCTACCCTGAGCTCTGCCCTCCATTGCCCTTGCACCATGGTGCTGGGGATATCCGCTGCTCTTATGCTTATATATctgtcctcccaaagttctaatTTGGCAGTGCTAGCATCTCTGTTGATAAGCGCAGAACCTGGTTATGCCACTCTTGGTGTGGTTGGCAAAGAGTCTATAGCTTGGGCATCAGGGCCACCTGGCATCTCTTCAGTCAGGTGCTTACACCACTTTCCCCTTGCAGACATGCTGAAGGACATCATCAAAGAATACACTGATGTGTACCCTGAAATCATTGAACGAGCAGGCTATTCCTTGGAGAAGGTGAAGGGGCAGCCCTGGGGGATGGGCACAGTGGGGAAGCCTTGAATTGAACAAAAATGTGCAAGTCCCTTCTCAGGGGAACCAAAGAGACCTGCTAATCCAGCTCCATCACTATGCTGAGGGGCAGACAATGGCCTAGGGAGGGGTGTAGATGAGCGatgggtcacacagcaagtcaatAGTAAAAGTACAGTTAGGACCCAAGACACCCAACTTAGTCCTGGCTTCTGTCCACAGCTCATGCCATGTATTTCAGATTTCACCCCTCCCTTTCATTCCCCATTCTCTGTCTCCCTAGATTCCCACTCATCGCAAAGATGATGATGACAATAGTACATTTGCTGCGTGTTTACTGGGTGCCAGGCACTTAGCTATGTACTTTGTGTGCATTATCTCACTGATTTCTCACACATGCAAAACTCCTAGGTACATAGGGAGCTGCAGCATGCCCCGGAAGCTGAATTTTGTCATCTCATAAGCTGTTCTTCTCATCTACAGGTATTTGGGATTCAATTGAAGGAAATTGATAAGAATGATCActtgtacattcttctcagcaccttaGAGCCCACTGATGCGGGCATACTGGGAACGTAAGCTGGGAAAGGGCTGAGGTGTGGGGGGCTTCTGCTTTGGCCATGTGCTGCTACCCCTTCTTTGTCCTACTTCCCCCATCCTCTTAGAGAGGCAGGAAAGACAGGGACT
It includes:
- the MAGED2 gene encoding melanoma-associated antigen D2, producing the protein MSDTSESGAGLTSFQAEASEKDSSSMMQTLLTVTQNVEVPETPKASKAPEVSEDVKVSKASGVSKATEVSKTPEAQEAPATQASSTTQLTDTQVLAAENKSLAADTKKQNADPQAVTMPATETKKVSRVADMKVNTKAQETEAAASQAPADEPEPESAAAQSQENQDTRPKVKAKKARKVKHLDGEEDGSSDQSQASGTTGGRRVSKALMASMARRASRGPIAFWARRASRTRLAAWARRALLSLRSPKARRGKARRRAAKLQSSQEPEAPPPRDVALLQGRANDLVKYLLAKDQTKIPIKRSDMLKDIIKEYTDVYPEIIERAGYSLEKVFGIQLKEIDKNDHLYILLSTLEPTDAGILGTTKDSPKLGLLMVLLSIIFMNGNRSSEAVIWEVLRKLGLRPGIHHSLFGDVKKLITDEFVKQKYLDYARVPNSNPPEYEFFWGLRSYYETSKMKVLKFACKVQKKDPKEWAAQYREAMEADLKAAAEAAAEAKARAEIRARMGIGLGSENAAGPCNWDEADIGPWAKARIQAGAEAKAKAQESGSASTGASTSTNNSASASASTSGGFSAGASLTATLTFGLFAGLGGAGASTSGSSGACGFSYK